The Meriones unguiculatus strain TT.TT164.6M chromosome 3, Bangor_MerUng_6.1, whole genome shotgun sequence genomic sequence TTGCCATGTGGTGCCAGGCCCGTGGCACGTCAAGTAAGCATTGGCAGGCtctcacacaggcatgcatgcacacaagcacacaagaaCACGCACACTCTCTCAGGCACACATTATAAAATATGTGATCTCAGCCCTTTGGGGGTGTCTGGGTTTGGTTGGCATTTGGTACTCCAAAGTGGAGGCaatggggctttttttttttttttttgacttagCTGATCTCCCAGTTCTTGAGATTGACTTTTGACTTCTGagaaattagaataaaaattgaGTCAGATATGGGAACTGATCCTGAACACAAGGAGAATTGATTTCTCAGTGTTGTGTATTCTCTGTGTTTCTGCTTCTCAGCCAGTTGCCATGTGGTTGCCCGTGGCATGTCAAGTAAGCATAGGCAGGCtctcatacatgcatgcacacaagcacacaagaacacgcacactctctcacacacacatcataaaaaATGTGATCTCAGCCATTTGGGGTGTCTGGATTTGGTTGTCATTTGTTTCCATAGGGGGACAGTGGGACTCAGAGGAGCGGGAGCATAAATTTGGAGAGGGTGTAATGGAGGATTTGAGGAGAAAGAGCTTACTTAGGTTGGTTCTTTAGAGAGAGTTGGGTTTTAGTGAGGGGACAGTGGATAAGGAGTTGTGAAATGAGCAAGGTGTCCTCTCAGGGCTGTGTGTAGACAGtggcaggtggaggcaggagatctGGCTGGTGAGGGGAGCCGACTCTGTCAGGGTGACTGAGATGCCCCAGTGCATatcaggaggaagaaaagcaggCATTTGCTCTCTTTGTCCACCTAGGCTGGTCCAAGAGGAGAGGCGCCCAGGCACACAGCAATGGAGTTTGGGAGTGTTCTGGGTGTGAGCTCCTTTGTCAGTCTTCCATTCAATGTGACAGTACCTTGGGGTTTGTGTGCTCTTTTAAAGATGTGTAGTTGTAACACAAGTCAGACATTgaggtttctctctttctctctctctctttttcttgttattgttttacaTCTGGAGACAATTTCCTTCAGGCTAAAGGCTGACTCTAGGACTCGCCAGCCTGGACTCCCACCTCCCCAGTTTTGCTGTTTCCTGTAGAGTTGTAGGCAGCgagagaggcaggaaagggggtgATGTCTCCTGCCAGCTTCCCTGAGCAGCTCCTGCTTGCAGACTAAGGGACCAGAGGTGACCTTCTTCTGGGTCTCTACCTACTTTTGTCTTCTAGCCTACCCTGTCAGACTCCCCACAGATTGTTCTTGGGAGAAAAACCCAACCATCCCAACTGTTGGAAGAGGGCATCTGTCTACAGAGTTGCCTCCTTGTCCACTGCAACTTGAATGTTCTTGGCAGCCCAGATGCCAGACTTGATGGCAGTGTCTATCCAGCCATGAGGTAGGTCGGTGTGCTCCCCAGCAAAGTAGATGTGGCCCTCTGGCTGGAAGAGCTGCTTGGAATAGTCCACATATTGGTAGGGTGTGAACTCAGCATGGGAGCCAATGATGAGGGGGTCCAGGGACCATTGCTTGCCCACTGACTCAGGGCACATACGCTTTAGCTCCTCCTTGGATCGCTGGTGCACTGCAGCCAGGTCATCCATGATGATATCCACCACCTGCTCATCCTTCATGGAGGTAAAGAAGAGGGAATCATCGCCCACAGTGAAAGAGGCCAGCAGCACGCCCTTGCCACCTGGCAGGCTGTGGCTGGGATAGTAGATGAAGCGGGAGGGCCTGTCTGTGATGGAGCTCCCACCCCGTATCCCTTCCTTTTCCCAGAAACGTTCCTTGCACACTAATGCCACCTTGGTGGCACTGATGTAATGCAACAAGCGCAGGGCATGCGTTTTGTTTGGGGACAGGGGTGGCTGGAAGGTGATGAGGCGTGTGGCCTTGGCTGAGGCAGAGATGATGGCGTAGTCGGCAGTGAGGTTTTGCAGTGAAGAGGTGGGCCCAGCTGTGCGGTAAGAAACCTCAACCTTTGTTCCCTTTCTCACCACTCTTTCTACTTTGGACTCCAGATGGATGGTGCCTGGCTTCAGGCTGGCACTGAGGCCACTGGGGAGTTGGTCAAAGCCACCAGTGATCTCTGAAAATCTGCAGGGGTGGAGAGGGAAAGATGAGTGGAGACACTACCAGCTCTGTGTTTCCCAGCACTGGCCATACTTCTGGTCTGAGAAGAACCTATCTTCTGACTCTTGTTTGGACACTTTATAAACATCACCTTCATGAATACAAAGCCCCGTGTCAGGCAGGGATTTTTACTTGAGTGCATCCTACATGGTAAATAACAAATCAGTGCTGGGGACGGGGTTCTTCCTGGCACCAGGTCAGCCTTACTCTGTGCTTTTGGAGTAGAAGATGCTAAAACTCCTCAGGGTCTCCAGGAGGGAATCATATAATCCGGCATCCTCATTCATCAAGTCCTCGATGAACTGGACTGCTCCTTTGCTTAGGTTTCCTTCCTTCATTAGGTAAGCCTGTGGGGAGAGGGCACCATAGATGCAAGTTTGGCTCATAGGGTATGGAATACAGGAAGGCTTTAGTGGGGACCAGGGACCAGCAAGGGTAGATTTGGGTTTGACAGAGGCAAAGGCTTTTGCAATAgaaagagaaaatcctggaggCAGGACACTGCCTCAGGACCTTGGGTGAGCCTGAAGCCCTGAGTGCACATCTCTACTTCCATTCTGCAGTTTATCATTTCACTTACCTTGGTGGAGTAAGAGTCATAAAGGGATAGCAGTTCAGGACAGTTGAGTGGCTTCATGGATTCATTGATCTGCAGAAGGTGAGGAGAGATATTGTCATCAAACTGGGCCTCCAGGTGGCCACGACAGCTAGGCTGTTGTAGACAAGGTCATAGGGCAACACATGCCACACATGCTTTTAGATTGGAGTCAGGTTCTTTGGATTTCCCTTGGAGAGGCTGTGAAAGGCCAGGAAAGGGCAGTTCCCAGAGCTCCTGGGTGTGCCTTCTTCCCTGAGGAGGATGTCTCCTTCATTTGAAGAAACCTGtgcttttgttgagacagggtctctcatagcCTAGGTTGGCTTCCAAGTCACTGTAGAGCTGAGGCTGCTCTTCAGTCctagatcctcctacctctaccttccaagtattgggattaaagcaTGTACTGTGACACATGACTTGAAATGAAAGACCAGTTCAGGACAAAAATTGAAGGTGAGGTTCATTTGATAGGATACTTGCTGGATAAgactgaggacttgagttctagACTCAGAATCCATACAAACATACCATgagttggggctagagagatgtctcagtgattaagagcactgactgctcttcaggaggacctcggttccattcccagtacccacatagcagCTTGCATCTGTCTGTACCTTCAATTCTGGgtatctgacactctcacacagacacacacacaggtaaaacaCTAATGCGCATATTAAAAACAGGGTGTGAGCCGAGGGGCAGCTttgttgcacacctttaatcccagcactcaagaggtagaggtaggtttatctctgtgagtttgagaacatatTAATCtgcaaagggagagggagagccaggcctggtggtgcacacctgtacttccagaactcaggaggaagAGCCAGGCAGGTGtatgtgagtttgatgccagcctcatctacagaggaagatccaggacagctaaggctacacagagaatctctgtctccaaacaacaacagcaacaaagtgGGGTGTGTTGTCACAGGGCTGTAATGCCAGCCTTGAGAATATAGAAGCGGTAGAATCCCtaggactggctggccagccaattCAGGAGCATTAGCAAGCTCCAGGTTAGGTGAGAaactgctaaaaataaaataaagtagaaagcaatcagggaagacacctgatgttgacctctggcttctaccaAAATGTGCGTTTAGGATGCCTGATGTACGCCCAAGGATTGCCTAAACACTTCTGCCCCTTTCTTTCCATTGCTTCTGTCCACATCATGGCCCATGAATCACtcagagatggaaggagagggtTGAGGGTGAAGTTGCACGTGGTGACATCCTTAATAGATGTTAGAAGGTAGATGCACCAATCATGAGGGTACTGGGTGGGAATCAGGTGATCTGAGTCCATGTACTGATTTGGCCTGTGAT encodes the following:
- the LOC110547463 gene encoding L-amino-acid oxidase-like; the encoded protein is MRIKAMAKKSGILIWGILLSIFSCLVFSEDIFKCLQDPDYDTLVDIAQNGLKPSEHPKHVVVVGAGMAGLVAAKLLQDAGHEVTILEASNYTGGRVFTYRNKEEGWYFDLGPMRIPKSHRLIHIYVKKLGLKFNKFIQYDNNTWYLLNGQRHRAGEVKANPDILGYPTSPTEKNKTAPQLFYQAIIKINESMKPLNCPELLSLYDSYSTKAYLMKEGNLSKGAVQFIEDLMNEDAGLYDSLLETLRSFSIFYSKSTEFSEITGGFDQLPSGLSASLKPGTIHLESKVERVVRKGTKVEVSYRTAGPTSSLQNLTADYAIISASAKATRLITFQPPLSPNKTHALRLLHYISATKVALVCKERFWEKEGIRGGSSITDRPSRFIYYPSHSLPGGKGVLLASFTVGDDSLFFTSMKDEQVVDIIMDDLAAVHQRSKEELKRMCPESVGKQWSLDPLIIGSHAEFTPYQYVDYSKQLFQPEGHIYFAGEHTDLPHGWIDTAIKSGIWAAKNIQVAVDKEATL